In Malassezia vespertilionis chromosome 4, complete sequence, the DNA window TGGCCATGAGTTTTACATGTCGGCGCATCTCGACAATGTCTACTTGGTTCGCCTTAGCACTCCGCTCGATGAGGTCCTTCAGGAAATCGATACACGACTGAATATTTCCGGTCTCAAACTTGCTAAAATTGAGTCTACCGCCTGGGAAGCGCGAGGGAagcgagcggcggcgcagactgCGTGGGTCGAGCGAGGAGACGTGTCGCCGATTCGCACGGTCTTCCAGGAGCGCTGCGGAAGACAGCGTCCCGTGCGGCACCGGCTTATCAAAACCCGATTTTTTCGGTGCAAGACTCGGGCTTAATTGCGGCGATCCAAGCCcttggacgtgcgcaaagTAGACGACCTTGGCGAGCGAGCCGCCGATGTCAACGGCAATGTGCGAAATCGACTCGACGTGGTTCGGCAAATAAATATCGTGTGTATCTCGCACGGAACCATTCGGATCGTTATGTTCATCATCTATAATGCGCGCACCATGAGTAGTAAGCGATATTTCCACAGGAACGACGCTTGGCGGCTCCAGCATCGTACCGCAGAAGCCAACTTCGCAGCGCACTGTTGGTCGGCGAAGCGTAAGCTTAGTAATATGCACGTGCATACTTGCCGCGCtacagcgcgtcgcggctCAACTCCATCGATCGACATGTCTGGCTACAAGTATGACGACGAGGGCGGACAGTTCCTTACATTTGTCCTAACCGGAGTGCtagcgctgctgcttccATTCACATACCGTGTTCTTTTCTCGCGACCGAAAGAGGATGCACAGGGATGGATCGACTGCAAAGGACACAAGACGCCAACGGCAAAGGCTCTGCTAAAGGTGTCGCCTTTGTACAATGTTCTGTCTATTCTGGTTTTGATCAGTGGCTGGGCTACAGTACTGTACCTCTTTCGCAGCGTGGCGAATGCTGCGGAGAATTCGACGCACGTCATGTACGATCCGTTCGAGATTCTAGGGATTGCAGCTTCTGCtaccgagcgcgagattCGGCGCAGATATCGCCAGCTCAGTCTCCAGTTCCACCCCGACAAAATGCACAGCATTGTGAACCAGACCAAGGAAGAGATCGAGTCGCATTATATTGAGCTCACCAAGGCGTACAAATCGCTCACTGACGAGACGACGCGCAAAAACTTTGAGCTCTACGGCCACCCCGACGGTCGCCAAGAGATGTCGCTCGGGATCGCTTTGCCTACATGGCTTATTGACAGTGATAACAATGCTTgggtgcttgcgctctaCGCCATCATGCTTGGCGTCGGCCTTCcgctgcttgtcgcgcgTTGGTGGTAcggctcgcgctccagGACAAAAGAAGGTGTGTTGAACGCCACCGCCCTTGGCTTCTTTAGCAAGTTGAAGCCATCGGCAACGCAGGATGATATTCCCCTGCTTATGGCACAGTCGGAAGAGCTCATGGAATTGGCGGCCAAGCTAGAGGCAAGCGACGACGCAGCCTACGCGGAAACCGAGGCGCAGGTATGCAAGGCGTACAAAGAAATGCGCGGTGTCGAATTAATTCCCGACCATCTTtcgcgtgctgcgcgccgtgccttgGTCCTTTTCACCGCGTACATGTACCGCATTCCCTCGACAAACAAGCGCGTGGAGCGTGCCGAGTATAAAAttgggcgctgcgctgtaAAATTGCTCGCCAGTTTAATGGCAATGAGCATTGCCCACGCGCATCTTGCACAGACAAGCATGcttcgcgccatgctcccATACGTCGTCCAGGCCGTTccgcttggcggcggcgttATTTCCGAGCTTTTCCAGCTTCCGCACATGACCATTCCTCTTGCCAGGGCGCTTGTTGGCCAGGGCAGCATTGCAGCCCAAGGTCTCCAAGGACTGTGGAAaatgcgcgatgccgaTCGGCGCAGTGTACTTGTTGGAGACGGGCGTATGTCGTCCGACGAGTACGATGAATGTATGCGTGTGCTGGGCGAATGGCCGCGGATCGAGCTTGTCGACGTGTATTTTACCGTGGTTGGCGAGGAGTCTGTACAAGCAGATGCACTTATGAAACTTGTTCTCAAGTACCGTCTTCTCCCTCTCAAACGCGACGGATccattttgcgcgacggccGACGCCTCGACGCCAAAAACAAGTCGGACGACCATGTGCGCTCCAGTGTCGACACGGAGGAAAAAGACATGGAAGCTGCTGTCAAGGCGGGTATGGTTCCGATCGGCGTTGCCCACGCGCCATACTTTGCCGAAGAGCACAAGCCACATTGGCTCGTGCAGATGGGCGATCATAAGCAGGACCAATTAATCATTCCTCCGCACAAGTTCACCGATATCGGTGCAAACGATGTGCGAAGTGTGATGATCAGTGTCAAGGCGCCGCCCGAGCCAGGCGTGTATACATTCATGCTTGAGACGGATTCTGACTCGTACCTCGGCTCTTCTGCGTCGCAGATGCTCAAGCTCCGTGTGAATGAAGCGCCCGATCTACCAGAGGAAGAAGATTACATTTCTGAGCCAGAAGAAGATACGCTTGCGGGCCAAATGGCGCTCATGCGCGGAGAGCGTGTGAAACGGGCCAATGTGATTGAGGAGGAGGCGTCCGGCGATGATACCGACAGCGACAGCAATAGCGACAGCGACAGTGATAGTGATAGTGATAGTGATTAGGTTCGGTCACTACAAAAATAGAGACTACGATCCACATTgtctgcgcgcggatgAAGCTATGTCATCGGGAAGGCTGGCTGTTGTACTGCTCCAAGATCGTCGCCTGATTCTTTGCGCggcctgcggcgcgtttCCCAGACTGCTGGCGCACAATCATGCTCTTGCTCTTGGCAtccgtgctcgacgcgagcagcggcttggcaaacggcgcgccttcATTGTCCAGCAAACCAATCGAGGTGGGTTTGGGGTGGGTGACCAGGGCTGAGTAGAGGCAGAGTTGTGAGAGCGTCTCGGgcggcgccaaggcgcgggGAACATGTGGAAGGGCCGTGAGTTTCGCATTCGTTGCTGCCGGTGCTGTAAGTGTTGGATCGATGGCGCTCGGCTTGCCTGTaagctcggcaagcggcGAAGGGTCGCTACGCGAATCTGGCACATATTTTCCGTCCTCAATGCCgtacttgcgcagcggcggccCCTGCCCAAATCCCTCGCGATCGTCGCAGGCAATCCATACGGTTGTGTGCGAGCCAGACACGATGGCGGTATTGAGGATCGGCGATCCAACG includes these proteins:
- the SEC63 gene encoding secretory subunit (COG:O; TransMembrane:4 (o12-33i64-84o195-218i330-351o); EggNog:ENOG503NVTY), giving the protein MSGYKYDDEGGQFLTFVLTGVLALLLPFTYRVLFSRPKEDAQGWIDCKGHKTPTAKALLKVSPLYNVLSILVLISGWATVLYLFRSVANAAENSTHVMYDPFEILGIAASATEREIRRRYRQLSLQFHPDKMHSIVNQTKEEIESHYIELTKAYKSLTDETTRKNFELYGHPDGRQEMSLGIALPTWLIDSDNNAWVLALYAIMLGVGLPLLVARWWYGSRSRTKEGVLNATALGFFSKLKPSATQDDIPLLMAQSEELMELAAKLEASDDAAYAETEAQVCKAYKEMRGVELIPDHLSRAARRALVLFTAYMYRIPSTNKRVERAEYKIGRCAVKLLASLMAMSIAHAHLAQTSMLRAMLPYVVQAVPLGGGVISELFQLPHMTIPLARALVGQGSIAAQGLQGLWKMRDADRRSVLVGDGRMSSDEYDECMRVLGEWPRIELVDVYFTVVGEESVQADALMKLVLKYRLLPLKRDGSILRDGRRLDAKNKSDDHVRSSVDTEEKDMEAAVKAGMVPIGVAHAPYFAEEHKPHWLVQMGDHKQDQLIIPPHKFTDIGANDVRSVMISVKAPPEPGVYTFMLETDSDSYLGSSASQMLKLRVNEAPDLPEEEDYISEPEEDTLAGQMALMRGERVKRANVIEEEASGDDTDSDSNSDSDSDSDSDSD